Within Candidatus Woesearchaeota archaeon, the genomic segment GAGGCAATGAATAATTTGATCTATCTCGGGTTTTCGTCCAAATTTAATATCAATGATGTGATCAAAATAGTGATAGACATCATTTTTTTTCAAATCATACTCAATGACTTCAGAGAGATTATTAGAAACAATCGCTAAAATATAGCCATGCGCTTTCAATGTTTTGAGCATCTCGCGAACATGAGGAAAAAGATTCAGATTTTTCCATTTGTCATCGTACGATCGAAAGAGTTTCATCGCGATCTCTCTTTTTTCAGGCGTATCAACACCAAGTTTTTGCAAGGTGTCATGCACACTGACTTCAAGATATTCTCGTGTTTCCTCAACAGAAGTAAAGCGTTTTGTGCCAAG encodes:
- a CDS encoding HAD-IA family hydrolase, translated to MKPTKTKLVMFDYDGVLMDSNHLPKLYYDDLAKVLGTKRFTSVEETREYLEVSVHDTLQKLGVDTPEKREIAMKLFRSYDDKWKNLNLFPHVREMLKTLKAHGYILAIVSNNLSEVIEYDLKKNDVYHYFDHIIDIKFGRKPEIDQIIHCLKITGTLPEEAVMIDDMDGGIIAAKNAKLKKAIGVSYGYQLRERLHMADVIVDHPQQIIDAVK